From one Pseudomonas fluorescens genomic stretch:
- a CDS encoding ornithine cyclodeaminase family protein, with translation MSAPLVIDQQHARQLLAQVDVPQILRNLFRDLAAGQAVQPPQQLVEFPAGKGDFINYGGVLAEQRVYGVKTSPYIVREQGPLVTAWTLLMSMDSGHPLLLCDAGELTTARTAATTAVAVDALAATDARCLTLIGSGPIARAHLHYARNLRQWQDIRLYSPSLSEQSAGQRQALTDLDPRLVLSESLEQAVLDADVILLCTSSAGPVLDPRQLSKPALITSISTNAVRAHEVPPATLSEMDVYCDYRVTTPGSAGEMRIAAEQHGWQPEAIVGDLAQLISGAVQKPNYQRHAFFRSIGLGLEDIALANALYRLQRAD, from the coding sequence ATGTCTGCGCCTCTCGTCATCGATCAACAGCACGCTCGCCAACTGCTCGCCCAGGTGGATGTCCCGCAGATCCTGCGCAACCTGTTCCGTGACCTGGCGGCCGGGCAAGCGGTGCAACCGCCCCAGCAACTGGTGGAGTTCCCCGCAGGCAAAGGCGACTTCATCAACTACGGTGGCGTACTGGCCGAACAGCGTGTGTACGGGGTCAAGACCTCGCCCTACATCGTCCGCGAGCAAGGCCCGCTGGTCACTGCCTGGACCCTGCTGATGTCCATGGACAGCGGCCACCCCCTGCTGCTTTGCGATGCCGGCGAGCTGACCACCGCGCGCACCGCCGCCACCACCGCCGTGGCCGTCGACGCCCTGGCAGCCACCGACGCCCGGTGCCTGACCCTGATCGGCAGCGGCCCGATTGCCCGCGCCCACCTGCACTACGCCCGCAACCTGCGCCAATGGCAGGACATCCGCCTGTATTCGCCAAGCCTGAGCGAGCAATCCGCCGGGCAGCGCCAAGCCCTGACCGATCTCGATCCGCGCCTGGTGCTCAGCGAGAGCCTGGAGCAGGCAGTGCTGGATGCCGACGTGATTCTGCTGTGCACCTCCTCGGCCGGCCCGGTGCTCGACCCGCGCCAGTTGAGCAAACCTGCGCTGATTACCTCGATCAGCACCAATGCAGTCCGTGCCCATGAAGTGCCGCCAGCGACCCTGAGCGAGATGGACGTGTACTGCGACTACCGGGTAACCACCCCGGGCAGCGCTGGCGAGATGCGCATCGCCGCCGAGCAACATGGCTGGCAACCTGAAGCTATCGTCGGCGATCTGGCGCAATTGATCAGTGGCGCGGTGCAAAAGCCGAACTACCAGCGCCATGCGTTCTTCCGCTCCATCGGCCTGGGCCTGGAAGACATCGCCCTGGCCAATGCCCTGTACCGCCTGCAACGCGCCGACTGA
- the rhlB gene encoding ATP-dependent RNA helicase RhlB, whose amino-acid sequence MLKALKKMFGKSEVEQLATETAAPVKQPPAAPQAPAPSAPLKTEAAAPAPAPVRAEKPAEAKPRRERKPKPAASTWKLEDFAVEPQEGKTRFHDFKLSPELMHAIHDLGFPYCTPIQAQVLGYTLRGKDAIGRAQTGTGKTAAFLISIITQLQQTPPPKERYMGEPRALIIAPTRELVVQIAKDAAALTKYTGLNVMTFVGGMDFDKQLKALEARHCDILVATPGRLLDFNQRGEAHLDMVEVLVLDEADRMLDMGFIPQVRQIIRQTPPKSERQTLLFSATFTEDVMNLAKQWTTDPAIVEIEPENVASETVEQHVYAVAGSDKYKLLYNLVTENKWERVMVFANRKDEVRRIEERLVRDGVNAAQLSGDVPQHKRIKTLESFREGRITVLVATDVAGRGIHIDGISHVINFTLPEDPDDYVHRIGRTGRAGTSGVSISFAGEDDSYQLPAIEELLGRKISCEMPPTELLKPVPRKHH is encoded by the coding sequence GTGCTCAAAGCACTCAAGAAGATGTTCGGCAAGAGCGAGGTTGAGCAACTCGCCACCGAAACCGCTGCCCCCGTGAAGCAGCCGCCCGCAGCACCCCAGGCCCCTGCCCCGTCGGCTCCGCTCAAGACCGAGGCCGCAGCCCCTGCACCAGCCCCGGTCCGCGCCGAGAAACCGGCCGAGGCCAAGCCGCGCCGTGAGCGCAAGCCAAAACCTGCAGCTTCTACCTGGAAGCTGGAAGACTTCGCCGTCGAGCCCCAGGAAGGCAAGACCCGTTTCCATGACTTCAAGCTCTCGCCCGAGCTGATGCATGCGATCCACGACCTTGGCTTCCCATACTGCACGCCGATCCAGGCTCAGGTCCTGGGCTACACCCTGCGTGGCAAAGACGCCATCGGCCGGGCCCAGACCGGTACCGGCAAGACCGCGGCCTTCCTGATTTCGATCATCACCCAGTTGCAGCAGACCCCGCCGCCGAAAGAGCGCTACATGGGCGAGCCACGGGCGCTGATCATCGCCCCGACCCGCGAGCTGGTGGTGCAGATCGCCAAGGATGCCGCGGCGCTGACCAAATACACCGGCCTGAACGTCATGACCTTCGTCGGCGGCATGGACTTCGACAAGCAGCTCAAGGCCCTCGAAGCCCGCCACTGCGACATCCTGGTGGCTACCCCGGGCCGCTTGCTGGACTTCAACCAGCGCGGCGAAGCACACCTGGACATGGTCGAGGTACTGGTGCTGGACGAAGCCGACCGCATGCTCGACATGGGCTTCATCCCCCAGGTCCGGCAGATCATCCGCCAGACGCCACCCAAGAGCGAACGCCAGACCCTGCTGTTCTCGGCCACCTTCACCGAAGACGTGATGAACCTGGCCAAGCAGTGGACCACCGATCCTGCCATCGTCGAGATCGAGCCGGAGAACGTCGCCAGCGAAACCGTCGAGCAGCACGTCTATGCCGTGGCCGGCAGCGACAAGTACAAGCTGCTGTACAACCTGGTGACGGAGAACAAGTGGGAACGGGTGATGGTCTTCGCCAACCGCAAGGATGAAGTGCGGCGCATCGAAGAACGCCTGGTGCGCGACGGCGTCAACGCCGCCCAGCTGTCGGGCGACGTGCCGCAGCACAAGCGGATCAAGACCCTCGAAAGCTTCCGTGAAGGACGCATCACCGTGCTGGTCGCCACCGACGTGGCTGGCCGCGGTATCCACATCGACGGCATCAGCCACGTGATCAACTTCACCCTGCCGGAAGACCCGGACGACTACGTGCACCGCATCGGCCGTACCGGTCGTGCCGGCACCAGCGGCGTGTCGATCAGCTTTGCCGGTGAGGATGACTCGTACCAGTTGCCAGCCATCGAAGAGCTGCTGGGACGCAAGATCAGCTGCGAGATGCCGCCGACCGAGCTGCTCAAACCGGTACCGCGCAAGCATCACTGA
- a CDS encoding alpha/beta hydrolase yields the protein MTHPLILEPQKTVDACVIWLHGLGADRYDFMPVAEALQEVLLTTRFVMPQAPTRPVTINGGYAMPSWYDIKAMSPARAINEEQLQESAEQVIELIKAEQAKGVALSRIILAGFSQGGAVVLHTAYIKWQEALGGVLALSTYAPTFAQERELSACQQRTPALCLHGVHDPVVLPAMGRSAYEHLKNWGVSAKWAEYPMEHEVLQEEIRDIAVWLAERLR from the coding sequence ATGACCCACCCGCTGATTCTCGAACCACAAAAAACCGTTGATGCCTGTGTGATCTGGTTGCACGGCCTTGGGGCCGACCGTTACGACTTCATGCCGGTCGCCGAAGCCCTGCAGGAAGTGCTGCTGACCACCCGCTTTGTCATGCCCCAGGCGCCCACCCGGCCGGTGACCATCAACGGCGGCTATGCAATGCCCAGCTGGTACGACATCAAGGCCATGAGCCCGGCGCGGGCCATTAATGAAGAGCAGCTGCAGGAATCGGCCGAGCAGGTGATCGAACTGATCAAGGCCGAACAGGCAAAAGGCGTGGCCCTGTCGCGCATCATCCTCGCCGGCTTCTCCCAGGGCGGCGCGGTGGTACTGCACACGGCCTATATAAAGTGGCAAGAAGCCCTGGGCGGTGTACTGGCGCTTTCGACCTATGCCCCGACCTTCGCCCAGGAACGCGAACTGAGCGCCTGCCAGCAACGGACCCCGGCCCTGTGCCTGCACGGTGTACACGACCCGGTAGTGCTACCGGCCATGGGGCGCAGCGCCTACGAACACCTGAAGAACTGGGGCGTCAGCGCCAAGTGGGCCGAATACCCGATGGAGCACGAAGTGCTGCAGGAAGAAATTCGCGATATCGCCGTCTGGCTGGCCGAGCGCCTGCGCTAA